A single window of Terriglobales bacterium DNA harbors:
- a CDS encoding phosphoribosyltransferase family protein produces MKQNGASLKSLKTLISAEQISKRVGEIARQISTDYQGKTLYAVGVLEDSFIFMADLMRALEVPVVCQFLKPEMKEKLQGASESTEIFYSPEVHVEGQHVILVEALVESGVTSDFLMRNLMGRGAVSVKLVTLLDKQSARRIALQPDYFGFQIDNSFVVGYGLGGPALGRNLPYVATTAAASKPAR; encoded by the coding sequence GTGAAACAGAACGGCGCGAGCCTGAAGAGCCTGAAGACGCTGATCAGCGCGGAGCAGATCTCCAAGCGGGTGGGCGAGATCGCGCGCCAGATCTCGACCGACTATCAGGGTAAGACGCTCTACGCCGTGGGCGTCCTGGAGGACAGCTTCATCTTCATGGCGGACCTGATGCGCGCCCTCGAGGTCCCCGTCGTGTGCCAGTTCCTGAAGCCGGAGATGAAGGAAAAGCTGCAGGGCGCCAGCGAAAGCACCGAGATCTTTTACAGCCCCGAAGTGCACGTGGAAGGCCAGCACGTGATCCTGGTGGAGGCGCTGGTGGAATCGGGCGTGACCTCGGACTTCCTCATGCGCAACCTGATGGGCCGGGGCGCGGTGTCGGTGAAGCTGGTCACGCTGCTGGACAAGCAGTCGGCGCGGCGCATCGCCTTGCAGCCCGATTATTTCGGGTTCCAGATCGATAATTCCTTCGTGGTCGGCTACGGCCTGGGCGGCCCCGCCCTGGGACGCAACCTCCCCTATGTGGCCACCACCGCCGCGGCCTCCAAACCGGCACGGTAG